From the genome of Streptomyces sp. NBC_01116, one region includes:
- a CDS encoding SDR family NAD(P)-dependent oxidoreductase, whose translation MALITGASSGIGAAAARHFADEGATVVLVARRARLVEEVAERIRKDGGRAVAVPGDVTRRADMEHAVAIAVARFGRLDCAFNNAGYVSTGTVLHELPDDAFDRTMDVNVRGVWNCLRAQIPAMLPSGAGSVVNTSSVAGVRATSASAPYVAAKHAVIGLTRAAAAEYGEHGIRVNALVVGSTDTEMMDGVLSAGPAVSSGFGGKAIQQRLADPTEIARAAAWLCSDASSFTTGSALAVDGGRTAK comes from the coding sequence GTGGCGCTGATCACCGGTGCCTCCAGCGGCATCGGTGCCGCGGCGGCCCGGCACTTCGCCGACGAGGGTGCCACCGTCGTGCTCGTCGCCCGCAGGGCCCGGCTGGTCGAGGAGGTGGCCGAGCGCATAAGGAAGGACGGAGGCCGGGCGGTCGCCGTACCGGGCGACGTCACCCGCCGGGCGGACATGGAGCATGCCGTGGCCATCGCGGTCGCCCGGTTCGGCAGGCTCGACTGCGCGTTCAACAACGCCGGTTACGTCAGCACCGGAACCGTCCTGCACGAACTGCCCGACGACGCCTTCGACCGCACCATGGACGTCAACGTGCGCGGTGTGTGGAACTGTCTGCGCGCCCAGATACCCGCCATGCTGCCGAGCGGGGCCGGCTCCGTCGTCAACACCTCCAGCGTCGCGGGCGTGCGCGCGACCTCCGCCTCGGCGCCCTACGTGGCCGCGAAACACGCGGTCATCGGGCTGACCAGGGCGGCGGCAGCCGAGTACGGCGAGCACGGCATCCGCGTCAACGCGCTCGTGGTGGGCAGCACCGACACGGAGATGATGGACGGTGTCCTGTCGGCCGGCCCCGCCGTGAGCTCCGGCTTCGGTGGCAAGGCGATCCAGCAACGCCTCGCCGATCCGACCGAGATCGCCCGTGCCGCCGCCTGGCTCTGCTCGGACGCCTCGTCCTTCACCACCGGATCCGCCCTCGCGGTGGACGGCGGCAGAACCGCGAAGTGA
- a CDS encoding nucleoside deaminase: MGTNESELLAYAHEAVRISREHVAQGGIPFSGVVVGSGRILGTGFNRVREDNDPTAHAEVVALREAAAKYGIHAVAGATLIASGEPCALCYLAARFAGIGHIVHAADRRTAARYGFDYTSSYAVFAEDPEKWPVKVTALQLPEAEQPFQDFLTLSRSPR; this comes from the coding sequence ATGGGTACAAACGAAAGCGAACTGCTGGCCTACGCCCACGAGGCGGTCCGGATCAGCCGCGAGCACGTCGCGCAGGGCGGGATCCCCTTCTCCGGCGTGGTCGTGGGCAGTGGGCGCATCCTGGGGACGGGCTTCAACCGGGTCCGCGAGGACAACGACCCGACGGCGCACGCAGAGGTCGTGGCCCTCAGGGAAGCCGCCGCCAAGTACGGCATCCACGCCGTGGCGGGCGCCACGCTGATCGCCTCGGGCGAGCCCTGCGCCCTGTGCTATCTGGCGGCCCGGTTCGCCGGCATCGGTCACATCGTGCACGCCGCCGACCGCAGGACCGCCGCCCGGTACGGCTTCGACTACACGAGCTCGTACGCCGTCTTCGCCGAGGACCCGGAGAAGTGGCCCGTCAAGGTCACCGCGCTGCAACTCCCCGAGGCCGAACAGCCGTTCCAGGACTTCCTCACCCTGAGCCGCTCCCCGCGCTAG
- a CDS encoding GNAT family N-acetyltransferase, giving the protein MTSPSPLLRPYRPEDREALFDICVRTGHVGEDARHLYPDPDLLPNIFAAPYAALEPELAFVVEDGGRAVGYILGTADTASFVDRYRAEWLPGLAERYPAPGRQPASRAEEMTALMHAPERMIVPELADYPAHLHIDLLPTHHRAGHGRRLMAAFLDALNEQGAKAVHLSTLTANTRARAFYDRVGFHEIAVPDAGTVTYLGRSTQ; this is encoded by the coding sequence ATGACCTCTCCGTCGCCCCTGCTGCGCCCGTACCGCCCCGAGGACCGCGAGGCCCTCTTCGACATCTGCGTACGTACGGGGCACGTGGGCGAGGACGCCCGCCACCTCTACCCCGACCCCGATCTGCTGCCGAACATCTTCGCCGCGCCCTACGCCGCCCTGGAGCCGGAGCTGGCGTTCGTGGTCGAGGACGGCGGGCGCGCGGTCGGCTACATCCTCGGTACGGCGGACACCGCGTCCTTCGTCGACCGCTACCGCGCCGAATGGCTCCCCGGCCTCGCCGAGCGCTACCCGGCCCCCGGGCGCCAACCCGCTTCCCGCGCGGAGGAGATGACCGCCCTGATGCACGCCCCCGAGCGCATGATCGTGCCGGAGCTGGCCGACTATCCGGCCCACCTGCACATCGACCTGCTCCCGACCCACCACCGGGCGGGGCACGGGCGGCGGCTCATGGCGGCCTTCCTCGACGCCCTGAACGAACAGGGCGCCAAGGCGGTCCACCTGAGCACGCTCACCGCCAACACCCGGGCCCGCGCCTTCTACGACCGCGTCGGCTTCCACGAGATCGCCGTTCCGGACGCGGGGACCGTGACGTATCTGGGTCGCTCAACTCAGTAA
- a CDS encoding multidrug efflux SMR transporter, with protein sequence MHWLYLAIAVAFEILVAIAAGKAEGFKNRKWTGITLASGAAATFFLSKALLTFDVGVGYALWTSVAGVGITILGALFFGQRLNVNKAIGILLVIGGVVGLQLSGSA encoded by the coding sequence ATGCACTGGCTCTACCTCGCCATCGCCGTCGCCTTCGAGATCTTGGTCGCCATCGCCGCCGGAAAGGCCGAGGGCTTCAAGAACCGCAAGTGGACCGGCATCACCCTGGCCAGCGGCGCCGCCGCGACCTTCTTCCTCAGCAAGGCGCTGCTGACCTTCGACGTCGGCGTCGGCTACGCCCTGTGGACGTCCGTCGCGGGCGTCGGCATCACCATCCTCGGAGCGCTGTTCTTCGGCCAGCGTCTGAACGTGAACAAGGCGATCGGCATTCTCCTCGTCATCGGCGGCGTCGTCGGCCTGCAGCTGAGCGGTTCCGCCTGA
- a CDS encoding NADH:flavin oxidoreductase, which translates to MAATHPAAGSGNRPGTHPALTACRFAGLELCNRYAVAPMTRVSATEDGRATQEMAAYYAAYAEGGFGLLITEGTYTDRAFSQGYLHQPGITDEAQAAAWRPVVEGAHAAGARVVLQLMHAGAVSQGNRFRDRAAGPSSVRPLGEQLAKYRGEGPWPVPMEMTRRQIAEAVHGFAAAAARARDVGFDGVEIHAANGYLLDQFLTPYTNLRTDEYGGGVEERLRLVREVTAEVRGATGAGFPVGVRFSQGKINDPAWRWPGGDAEAEAVFTTAAAAGADYLHLAGSGRDWFPEGRTLPALARTATGLPVIANGGLHQEAVARRVLDEGHADVLAVGTGALANPDLPRRVAAGTVQAAFDPRVLEPLATLDNARAHAHA; encoded by the coding sequence GTGGCCGCCACGCATCCCGCCGCGGGTTCCGGCAACCGGCCCGGCACGCATCCCGCGCTCACGGCCTGCCGTTTCGCGGGGCTGGAGCTGTGCAACAGGTACGCCGTCGCCCCCATGACCCGGGTCTCCGCGACCGAGGACGGCCGGGCCACCCAGGAGATGGCCGCGTACTACGCGGCGTACGCCGAGGGCGGCTTCGGGCTCCTGATCACCGAAGGGACCTACACCGACCGGGCCTTCAGCCAGGGCTACCTGCACCAGCCCGGAATCACGGACGAGGCGCAGGCCGCCGCCTGGCGGCCCGTCGTCGAGGGAGCGCATGCCGCGGGCGCGCGCGTCGTCCTCCAGCTGATGCACGCCGGGGCCGTCTCGCAGGGCAACCGGTTCCGCGACCGGGCCGCCGGCCCGTCGTCGGTACGGCCGCTGGGCGAGCAACTGGCCAAGTACCGGGGCGAGGGGCCCTGGCCCGTGCCGATGGAGATGACCCGCCGCCAGATCGCCGAGGCCGTGCACGGCTTCGCCGCCGCGGCGGCACGCGCCCGTGACGTCGGCTTCGACGGGGTGGAGATCCACGCCGCCAACGGCTATCTGCTCGACCAGTTCCTGACCCCGTACACCAATCTGCGCACCGATGAGTACGGCGGGGGGGTCGAGGAACGCCTCCGGCTCGTACGGGAGGTGACGGCCGAGGTCAGAGGTGCGACCGGGGCCGGTTTCCCGGTCGGCGTCCGCTTCTCGCAGGGGAAGATCAACGATCCGGCCTGGCGATGGCCGGGCGGGGACGCCGAGGCGGAAGCGGTCTTCACGACGGCCGCCGCGGCCGGGGCCGACTACCTGCATCTGGCGGGAAGCGGACGGGACTGGTTCCCGGAGGGGCGGACGCTGCCCGCGCTCGCCCGGACGGCCACCGGACTGCCCGTGATCGCCAACGGCGGGCTGCACCAGGAAGCCGTGGCGCGGCGCGTGCTGGACGAGGGGCACGCCGACGTGCTGGCCGTGGGGACGGGGGCGCTGGCCAACCCCGACCTGCCGCGCAGGGTGGCCGCGGGGACGGTCCAGGCCGCGTTCGACCCCCGGGTGCTGGAGCCGCTGGCGACCCTGGACAACGCCCGTGCGCACGCACACGCTTGA
- a CDS encoding Scr1 family TA system antitoxin-like transcriptional regulator — MASAENKQTASPMALMVAEVARTMRIQRGWTQEQLGHELGYSAAAVSAMETCAQPASDAMLVELERVLGNGTSLFESARRFMRMEKYPRQFQDYALLEQAAISLQLFAMTVIHGLFQTEAYARALIGGAYPPLSDQRVEELVQLRMERKVLFDREPVPMIEVIIDEAVLRRVIGSEEIMREQLLHLVECARRRNVTLLVLPLDAGKYGEYAGDRGSMSLLETPAHEHLVYLEPQDESLLISEPAKVSIYAQRYAMIRSQALGPRESLDLIKRLAGVAV; from the coding sequence ATGGCGAGTGCTGAGAACAAGCAGACCGCGAGCCCGATGGCCCTCATGGTGGCGGAAGTGGCCCGGACGATGCGTATCCAGCGGGGCTGGACACAGGAACAGCTCGGTCACGAGCTCGGCTACTCGGCAGCGGCCGTCAGCGCCATGGAGACGTGCGCGCAGCCCGCGAGCGACGCGATGCTGGTCGAGTTGGAACGGGTGCTCGGCAACGGGACCTCCCTGTTCGAGAGCGCGCGGCGGTTCATGCGGATGGAAAAGTACCCGCGCCAGTTCCAGGACTACGCGCTGCTGGAGCAGGCGGCGATCAGTCTCCAGCTGTTCGCTATGACCGTCATCCACGGGCTATTCCAGACGGAGGCCTACGCACGCGCGCTGATCGGCGGCGCGTACCCGCCGCTCTCCGACCAGCGCGTGGAGGAGCTGGTCCAGCTGAGGATGGAACGCAAGGTCCTCTTCGACCGCGAGCCGGTTCCGATGATCGAGGTCATCATCGACGAGGCCGTCCTGCGCCGCGTCATCGGCAGCGAGGAGATCATGCGGGAGCAGTTGCTCCATCTCGTGGAGTGCGCTCGCCGCCGCAATGTCACGCTTCTCGTGCTGCCGCTGGACGCCGGTAAGTACGGGGAGTATGCAGGAGATCGCGGTTCGATGAGCCTGCTGGAGACTCCGGCGCACGAGCATCTCGTCTACCTGGAGCCGCAGGACGAGAGCTTGCTGATCAGCGAGCCGGCAAAGGTGAGCATCTACGCGCAGCGCTATGCGATGATCCGGTCACAGGCCCTGGGTCCTCGTGAATCGCTGGACCTCATCAAGCGGTTGGCAGGAGTAGCGGTATGA
- a CDS encoding multidrug efflux SMR transporter, which produces MSNEAKSSTNAWLSLLLAGVFEIGYALAVGGSEGFTVLTWSLVAVVFFLLTLYALSLALRTIDVSIGYAVWAGIGAVGAAVLGPLFFDETLTLAKGIWLAVIIVGVIWLKLADRTKPEAATAPRSEQIGDRPTAVQV; this is translated from the coding sequence ATGTCCAACGAAGCCAAGAGCTCCACCAATGCCTGGCTCTCCCTCCTGCTCGCCGGAGTCTTCGAGATCGGGTACGCGCTCGCCGTCGGCGGCAGCGAGGGCTTCACCGTCCTGACCTGGTCCCTGGTCGCGGTGGTGTTCTTCCTGCTGACGCTCTACGCGCTGAGCCTCGCTCTCCGCACGATCGACGTGAGCATCGGCTACGCCGTCTGGGCGGGAATCGGCGCGGTCGGCGCCGCGGTTCTCGGCCCGCTCTTCTTCGACGAGACCCTCACCCTGGCCAAGGGCATCTGGCTGGCCGTCATCATCGTCGGGGTCATCTGGCTGAAGCTCGCCGACCGTACGAAGCCCGAGGCGGCCACCGCGCCCCGCTCCGAGCAGATCGGGGACCGGCCCACCGCGGTTCAGGTCTGA
- a CDS encoding HAD family phosphatase, translating into MISLRLAALNIDGVLLNDTFSPVIHHFVVSRGGTYSADLERSIFSQPQHIAGRLLSAAVGGGMTGEEALAAYFEDRTAHLDRHPVTVTPGTRDLLLRLRSAGLRTVCYGGLGKDHFDRHLGHYADLFDGPGYVCTNDIRPGLREVTEDVFGLRPGQALFVDDVARVADVARELGTAFVGRPSSFVHSHQSALMREAGVRHVISGLDALDDELLHRIDREMSSETFWRSPLPAVGPARCA; encoded by the coding sequence ATGATCTCCCTGCGCCTGGCCGCCCTCAACATCGACGGTGTCCTGCTCAACGACACCTTCAGCCCGGTCATCCACCACTTCGTCGTCAGCAGAGGCGGTACCTACTCCGCCGACCTGGAGCGATCGATCTTCTCCCAGCCGCAGCACATCGCCGGCCGGCTGCTTTCGGCCGCCGTGGGCGGCGGCATGACGGGAGAGGAGGCACTCGCCGCGTACTTCGAGGACCGCACCGCCCACCTCGACCGCCACCCGGTCACGGTCACGCCGGGCACGCGCGACCTGCTCCTCCGACTGCGGAGCGCGGGTCTGCGCACGGTCTGTTACGGCGGTCTGGGCAAGGATCACTTCGACCGCCATCTGGGCCACTACGCCGACCTGTTCGACGGCCCCGGCTACGTCTGCACCAACGACATCCGACCCGGCCTCAGGGAGGTGACCGAGGACGTGTTCGGGCTCCGCCCCGGCCAGGCCCTCTTCGTCGACGACGTCGCCCGGGTCGCCGACGTGGCCCGCGAGCTCGGCACCGCTTTCGTCGGCCGCCCCTCCTCGTTCGTCCACAGCCACCAGTCCGCTCTGATGCGTGAGGCGGGCGTACGCCACGTGATCAGCGGTCTCGACGCGCTCGACGACGAGCTGCTGCACCGGATCGACCGGGAGATGAGCTCGGAGACGTTCTGGAGATCGCCGCTGCCCGCGGTCGGACCGGCCCGGTGCGCGTGA
- a CDS encoding DsbA family protein, whose protein sequence is MAEPVKIKIWSDYVCPFCMLAEGPLEEAIKDVGAEVEVEWMPFELRPHPQPTLRPEDEYLPSIWERAVYPMARRLGVDITLPAVSPQPYTALAFEGYQYAAEHDLGTAYNQRMFRAFFQENQDLGQIDVLVALAGEIGLDEGGFRAALADGTYRARHQEALREAAAHRVQSVPTLLVGDTRIEGVPRPAQLRKAILDARAQQAEGDVYGASCGIDGSC, encoded by the coding sequence ATGGCTGAACCCGTGAAGATCAAGATCTGGTCCGACTACGTCTGCCCCTTCTGCATGCTGGCCGAAGGCCCGCTGGAAGAGGCGATCAAGGACGTCGGCGCCGAGGTGGAGGTCGAGTGGATGCCCTTCGAGCTGCGTCCCCACCCCCAGCCCACCCTGCGGCCGGAGGACGAGTACCTGCCCAGCATCTGGGAACGGGCCGTCTACCCCATGGCCCGTCGCCTGGGCGTCGACATCACGCTCCCCGCCGTGTCCCCCCAGCCGTACACGGCTCTCGCCTTCGAGGGCTATCAGTACGCGGCCGAGCACGACCTGGGGACCGCCTACAACCAGCGGATGTTCCGCGCCTTCTTCCAGGAGAACCAGGACCTGGGGCAGATCGACGTCCTCGTCGCCCTGGCCGGCGAGATCGGCCTGGACGAGGGAGGGTTCAGGGCCGCGCTGGCGGACGGCACCTATCGCGCCAGGCATCAGGAGGCCCTGCGGGAGGCGGCGGCCCACCGGGTGCAGTCGGTTCCCACTCTGCTCGTCGGCGACACCCGGATCGAGGGAGTTCCGCGTCCGGCCCAGTTGCGGAAGGCGATCCTGGACGCCCGGGCGCAGCAGGCGGAGGGCGACGTCTACGGCGCCTCCTGCGGCATCGACGGGAGCTGCTGA